Proteins from a single region of Acidobacteriota bacterium:
- a CDS encoding class D sortase: MFGIQWMMIHLPRLGWILKWGRNICLVMGTLILSYVSLVMFSAWIYQTEESQRFDEALSRRKESPATVAPPVLPVGLPPVSPPAMPPAKVPSVTPTVPKIPVTRVAEGSVIGRMEVTRIGLKVMILEGITERTLQRAVGHFPKTPLPGQPGNIALAGHRNTFFSSLRHIRLDDEIQLTTLTGTYSYKVNSTKVVTPDAIEVLNNDGSDVLTLVTCYPFNYIGPAPTRFIVRAQKVR, from the coding sequence ATGTTTGGAATTCAATGGATGATGATCCATCTGCCACGACTGGGATGGATTCTGAAATGGGGCCGGAATATCTGCCTGGTGATGGGGACACTGATACTCAGTTATGTCAGCCTGGTGATGTTCTCAGCCTGGATCTATCAAACTGAAGAATCCCAGCGGTTTGACGAAGCACTCAGTCGCCGGAAAGAATCTCCAGCCACGGTTGCCCCGCCGGTACTGCCAGTGGGTTTACCGCCGGTTTCGCCGCCAGCGATGCCACCAGCGAAGGTGCCTTCTGTGACACCGACCGTTCCGAAAATACCCGTCACACGCGTTGCGGAAGGTTCGGTCATTGGTCGAATGGAAGTCACCCGGATTGGTTTGAAAGTTATGATTTTGGAAGGGATTACCGAACGTACCCTCCAAAGAGCGGTTGGGCACTTTCCAAAGACGCCCTTGCCGGGTCAGCCCGGCAACATCGCGCTTGCCGGCCACCGCAACACATTTTTCAGCAGCCTGCGCCATATTCGGTTGGATGATGAAATCCAACTGACGACCCTGACGGGGACTTATTCGTATAAGGTGAACTCCACCAAAGTGGTCACCCCAGATGCCATTGAAGTGCTCAATAATGATGGCAGCGATGTTTTGACGCTGGTGACGTGTTATCCCTTTAACTATATTGGGCCTGCCCCCACCAGATTTATTGTTCGGGCACAAAAGGTTCGCTGA
- a CDS encoding cyclic beta 1-2 glucan synthetase, which yields MELHANHLAKSHRINPAPGPDRLLNRLAENEDILMDVHARLMEAVQAKRRIPPAGEWIFDNFYLIEEQIRTAKRHLPKGYSRELPRLLTGPSAGLPRVYDVVLEAIAHGDGRVDPESLRHFVTAYQAITPLTLGELWAIPIMLRLALIENLRRVGSRITSDWSTRNRAARWADLMMETAEKDPKGLILVVADMARSNPLLVSSFVAEFVRRVQGRSPTLKLPITWIEQRLAETGQTIEHLVQSENQQQAADQVSIGNSIGSLRFLGGMDWREFVEAMSIVEQILRTDPAEVYSRMDFSTRDAYRHVVEQIAKHSPHTETETARQVVQLSQASASQHGDTDRAAHIGFFLVGPGLQKLEQRLKRRLPVAEVLQRAGCQFPLTFYLGPILVLMATLTFLWITAARSIGIPGWQLAVTGGFALVSTLHLAVALMNWFATLTVKPHSLPRLDFSKGIPPDCRTLVVVPTMLTSVQGVERLLEALEVRFLANRDPNLRFALLTDFRDSAQEVIPSQDAALIAQAQQGIEALNKQYCDNDEDRSGPFFLFHRPRRWNLPQGTWMGYERKRGKLAELNALLLDGSEDRFAVVVGDRTRLSGIQYVITLDTDTHLPRNSARQFVGAMAHPLNQARHQAKTNCVNLGYGILQPHVTVSMSGLNRSRYAKLFGGETGIDPYTHTVSDVYQDVFGEGSFIGKGIYDVAAFETALKDRFPENRILSHDLLEGCYARSGLLSEVELHEEFPASYSADVSRRHRWIRGDWQIAEWLLPRVSISGGGRAWNPLSLLSRWKIFDNLRRSLTPATLMMLLLFVWAFLSPVWVWTCAVVGILLIPPVLVALPDLFQKPADRRLRPHLSLVMHTTVRNLSQAVFGLAMLPFEAVFSLDAVVRTLWRVLISHKHLLEWNPSIDAERQAPTDLIGLYRLMWSAPAIALMAAVWLAFFRPEALIVAAPLLVLWLVAPALAWWISQPIARHEATLTVEQSVFLRKLARKTWGFFEQFVGQDDHWLPPDNFQEHPNPVIAHRTSPTNIGLALLANVTAHDFGYITTTQLINRTTNTLNTMDRLERHRGHFYNWYDTQTLVPLPPLYVSSVDSGNLAGHLLILRTALLDLPDRPIVGPRLFEGISDTLEILTDALNDSTSTQLLRLHARIGAACSSPRTTLGEVRRGLEGLLKVGEEMIQTLTPSSGKEKVHWASVLTQHCREALDELQFLAPWIIHPDAVQVGMNDILTLRQLATLTIPSSKDQLVGNELRRLVSHSRLRAAERLKELDELAGRSGDLAQMEYDFLFDPTRKLLATGYNVGERRLDSSYYDLLASEARLSSFVGIAQGRLPQEHWFALGRLLTTADGGPTLLSWSGSMFEYLMPLLVMPTFDDTLLDQTYRASVKTQIEYGRKNGVAWGVSESGYNIVDLHLNYQYRAFGVPGLGFKRGLAEDLVIAPYASALALMVAPQEACRNLQRLTAEGVEGEYGLYEAVDYTLTRVPPGQSTAIVRSFMAHHQGMSFLSMAYVLLNRPMQKRFEAEPLFKATMLLLQERVPKTTEFYSPPEETTEVHTGPKNSDRPLRIYKNPNSRVPEVQLLSNGRYHVMLTNSGGGYSRWKDLSITRWREDTTRDNWGTFCYLRNVTSGEYWSTSYQPTLKQTEHYEAIFSEGRGEFRNRNAGIDTHTEVAVSPEDDIELRRVRITNTGRTRVVLEITSFAEVVLTSSAADALHPAFSKLFVQTEILSQRQAIVCARRPRSEHELTVCMFHLMTVHNAEINKVSYETDRARFIGRGNTLVNPLAMSETGPLSGSEGSVLDPIVAIRYQIILEPETSATVNIVTGIGETRDLCLGLVEKYQDWRIAGRVFDLAWTHSHVTLRHLNATEADAHLYCDLARSILYANATLRAEASLLIQNRRGQSGLWGYSISGDLPIVLLKIGDPSNIDLVRRLIQAHSYWRHKGLAVDLVIWNEDRTGYQQLLHDQIMQLIPATIESGSMERPGGIFVRPIDQVSAEDRILVHSVARVILSDRLGTLADQLKLRGPIEPEIPLLIPVRNRRIEIPVGGSPRDDLIFFNGLGGFTRDGREYVITTAHGQSTPVPWVNVLANPGFGSVISESGAAYTWSENAHEYRLTPWHNDPVSDSSGEAFFIREEDTGYYWSPTPLPVRGGTPYACRHGFGYSVFEHTEHGISSELWTYVALKEPVKFIVLKLRNDSGRMRRLSVTGYVEWVLGDLPPKTAMHLSTELDPLSGAILARNTYNTEFPGRVAFFDVDDPTRTFTGSRTEFIGRNQTLQNPAALKRSRLSGKLGAALDPCTALQMAFDLAGGETREIVFLLGVGTDAAQATQLARQFRGPKAARLALEQVWDYWKHTLGAVHVETPDQSLNVLTNGWLLYQTLACRMWARSGYYQSGGAFGFRDQLQDVMALIHIDPQAVRAHLLVCASRQFPEGDVQHWWHPPMGRGVRTKCSDDYLWLPLATHRYVTSTGDTGVLDEPVAFVEGRELNPEEESYYNLPNQSERLATLYEHCRLAIERGLKFGDHGLPFIGSGDWNDGMNLVGEHGTGESVWLGFFLYQVLVRFAVVARGHQDISFASHCDQTAARLRENLEQHGWDGGWYRRAYFDDGTPLGSATNAECQIDSIAQSWSVLSGAGDRAHSRQGMEALNQRLVRREQRLIQLLDPPFDISDLNPGYIKGYVPGVRENGGQYTHAAIWAAMAFAELGEGERAWELFSIINPINHGRSPEAMTVYKVEPYVIAADVYARPPHVGRGGWTWYTGSAGWMYRLILESLLGLNLEVDTLSLTPCLPANWDGYTIHYRFRETVYHITIRRISDPTLEKPGMTVDGQAQEGQALLLIDDRKEHTVEVTILYHLGLRVSG from the coding sequence ATGGAGCTGCACGCCAACCATTTGGCGAAATCGCACCGCATCAATCCAGCTCCGGGCCCAGATCGGTTGCTGAACCGGCTGGCCGAAAATGAAGACATCCTGATGGATGTTCACGCCCGTTTGATGGAAGCCGTTCAAGCCAAACGTCGCATTCCACCTGCCGGGGAATGGATCTTCGATAACTTTTACCTGATTGAAGAACAAATCCGCACCGCCAAACGGCATCTCCCCAAAGGATATAGCCGGGAATTGCCGCGCCTGCTCACCGGCCCTTCCGCTGGATTGCCGCGTGTGTATGACGTCGTGCTTGAGGCCATTGCTCATGGCGATGGCCGGGTTGATCCGGAAAGCCTGAGACACTTTGTCACGGCCTATCAGGCTATCACCCCGCTGACATTGGGGGAGTTATGGGCCATCCCAATTATGCTCCGACTGGCATTGATCGAAAATCTCCGTCGAGTTGGATCCCGCATTACCTCTGATTGGAGCACTCGAAACCGGGCCGCCCGGTGGGCCGATTTGATGATGGAAACCGCCGAAAAAGACCCGAAAGGTCTCATTTTGGTGGTGGCAGACATGGCACGGTCAAATCCGCTCCTGGTCAGTTCGTTTGTGGCTGAATTTGTGCGGCGGGTACAGGGTCGAAGCCCAACTTTAAAGTTACCGATCACCTGGATCGAACAGCGTCTGGCCGAAACTGGTCAGACGATTGAACATCTGGTGCAATCTGAAAACCAGCAACAGGCGGCAGATCAGGTTTCGATTGGCAACAGCATTGGCAGTCTTCGGTTTTTAGGAGGCATGGATTGGCGCGAATTTGTCGAGGCGATGAGTATTGTCGAACAAATTTTGCGGACTGATCCGGCTGAAGTCTATTCCCGGATGGATTTTTCAACCCGCGATGCCTATCGCCACGTGGTTGAGCAAATTGCGAAGCACAGCCCACATACCGAAACCGAGACAGCCCGGCAGGTGGTTCAACTCTCACAAGCCAGCGCCAGTCAACACGGAGATACCGACCGCGCTGCCCATATCGGGTTCTTTCTGGTTGGCCCCGGGTTGCAGAAACTTGAGCAACGCCTGAAACGGCGACTTCCAGTGGCTGAGGTTCTCCAACGGGCAGGGTGTCAGTTTCCATTGACCTTTTACCTTGGCCCAATTCTGGTGTTGATGGCTACATTGACCTTTCTGTGGATCACGGCTGCCCGGAGCATTGGGATTCCAGGCTGGCAACTGGCGGTGACTGGGGGATTTGCCCTGGTGAGCACGCTGCACCTGGCCGTGGCGCTGATGAACTGGTTTGCCACCCTGACGGTCAAACCCCATTCGCTGCCACGCCTGGATTTTTCAAAAGGAATTCCGCCCGACTGCCGGACGCTGGTTGTGGTTCCGACGATGCTCACCAGCGTTCAGGGGGTTGAGCGGTTGCTGGAAGCTCTGGAAGTCCGGTTTCTGGCCAATCGAGATCCAAATCTCCGCTTTGCCTTGCTGACAGATTTTCGGGATTCCGCCCAGGAAGTAATACCTTCGCAAGACGCTGCCCTGATTGCACAGGCCCAGCAGGGAATCGAAGCCTTAAACAAACAATATTGTGACAATGATGAAGATCGCAGCGGCCCGTTTTTTCTCTTTCACCGCCCACGCCGATGGAACCTTCCTCAGGGAACGTGGATGGGATATGAACGCAAGCGAGGCAAACTGGCGGAGCTCAATGCGCTGCTTCTGGATGGCTCAGAAGACCGCTTTGCGGTTGTCGTTGGCGACCGCACGAGGTTATCAGGCATTCAATATGTGATCACGCTCGACACAGATACCCACCTGCCACGAAATTCGGCCAGGCAGTTTGTCGGGGCAATGGCGCACCCGCTCAACCAGGCCAGACATCAGGCCAAAACCAACTGTGTCAACCTTGGATATGGCATTTTGCAGCCCCATGTCACAGTGAGCATGTCGGGCCTGAACCGGTCCCGGTACGCCAAACTTTTTGGCGGGGAAACCGGCATTGACCCGTACACCCACACGGTATCTGACGTCTATCAGGATGTGTTTGGCGAAGGTTCGTTCATTGGAAAAGGAATTTATGACGTCGCGGCATTTGAAACCGCACTCAAAGATCGCTTCCCCGAAAACCGCATTCTCAGCCACGACCTTTTGGAAGGGTGTTATGCCCGCTCAGGGTTACTCAGTGAAGTCGAGTTGCACGAAGAATTCCCGGCTTCTTACAGTGCCGATGTCAGCCGCCGCCATCGCTGGATCCGGGGCGACTGGCAGATTGCCGAATGGTTGCTGCCACGGGTTTCGATTTCTGGCGGAGGCCGGGCCTGGAATCCGCTGTCATTGCTGTCTCGCTGGAAGATTTTTGATAACCTGCGGCGAAGCCTGACCCCCGCCACGTTGATGATGCTGTTGTTGTTTGTTTGGGCGTTTTTATCACCCGTGTGGGTTTGGACCTGTGCCGTTGTCGGAATCCTGTTGATTCCGCCAGTCCTGGTTGCACTTCCGGACCTGTTTCAAAAACCGGCGGATCGGAGGCTCAGGCCGCACCTGTCCCTGGTGATGCACACAACCGTTCGCAATCTTTCGCAAGCTGTATTTGGGTTGGCGATGCTTCCGTTTGAGGCTGTCTTCAGCCTTGATGCCGTTGTTCGGACCCTCTGGCGGGTGCTGATTTCGCACAAACACCTGTTGGAATGGAATCCGTCAATTGACGCCGAGCGTCAGGCCCCAACCGACCTCATCGGGTTATACCGCCTGATGTGGAGCGCCCCTGCTATTGCCCTGATGGCGGCTGTGTGGCTGGCCTTTTTCAGACCGGAGGCACTGATTGTGGCGGCACCGCTGCTCGTCCTGTGGCTTGTGGCACCGGCGCTTGCCTGGTGGATCAGCCAGCCCATCGCCCGGCACGAAGCCACATTAACCGTCGAGCAATCGGTGTTCTTGCGCAAGCTGGCCCGCAAAACCTGGGGGTTCTTTGAGCAGTTTGTCGGCCAGGATGACCACTGGCTGCCACCCGACAATTTTCAGGAACATCCAAATCCAGTCATTGCCCACCGGACGTCGCCGACCAATATCGGTCTGGCCTTGCTGGCCAATGTCACCGCTCACGATTTCGGATACATCACCACCACCCAACTGATAAACCGAACGACGAACACGTTGAACACGATGGATCGGCTGGAACGTCACCGGGGGCATTTCTATAACTGGTATGACACCCAAACGTTGGTGCCGCTCCCGCCGCTCTATGTCTCATCGGTTGACAGCGGCAACCTGGCCGGACATTTGTTGATTTTGCGAACGGCTCTTTTGGATTTGCCTGATCGCCCGATTGTCGGACCCCGGTTGTTTGAAGGCATCAGTGACACACTTGAGATTCTGACCGATGCCCTCAATGATTCAACTTCGACGCAACTTCTCAGGTTGCACGCCCGCATTGGGGCGGCTTGCTCCTCACCACGCACCACGCTTGGGGAAGTCCGGCGAGGACTGGAAGGGCTGCTCAAGGTCGGCGAGGAAATGATTCAAACCCTGACGCCTTCCTCTGGAAAAGAAAAGGTCCACTGGGCAAGTGTGTTGACCCAGCACTGCCGCGAAGCGCTTGATGAATTGCAGTTTCTGGCCCCCTGGATCATCCATCCGGATGCTGTTCAGGTTGGAATGAATGACATTCTCACGCTCCGGCAACTGGCAACCCTGACCATTCCTTCCTCAAAAGACCAGCTTGTTGGAAACGAATTGCGACGGCTGGTCAGCCACTCGCGTTTGCGGGCTGCCGAACGGTTAAAAGAGCTGGACGAGCTTGCCGGGCGCAGTGGGGACCTGGCTCAAATGGAATATGACTTTCTGTTTGACCCGACGCGAAAGCTCCTGGCAACCGGCTACAATGTCGGCGAACGGCGACTGGATTCCAGTTACTATGATTTGCTGGCCTCCGAAGCACGATTGAGCAGTTTTGTGGGCATTGCCCAGGGACGATTGCCACAGGAACACTGGTTTGCCCTGGGGCGATTGCTGACAACCGCCGACGGTGGGCCGACCTTGCTTTCCTGGAGCGGCTCAATGTTTGAATATCTGATGCCGTTGCTGGTTATGCCGACCTTTGACGACACGCTGCTCGACCAGACGTACCGGGCCTCGGTCAAGACGCAAATCGAATATGGCCGCAAGAACGGTGTCGCCTGGGGCGTCTCGGAATCAGGCTACAACATCGTTGACCTCCATCTGAATTACCAGTATCGGGCGTTTGGCGTGCCAGGGCTCGGATTCAAGCGCGGTCTGGCTGAGGATCTGGTGATTGCTCCGTATGCCTCGGCGCTGGCACTGATGGTCGCGCCACAGGAAGCCTGCCGGAACCTGCAGCGGTTGACCGCTGAAGGGGTCGAAGGTGAGTACGGCCTGTATGAAGCCGTTGATTATACCTTGACCCGAGTTCCTCCCGGACAATCCACTGCCATTGTGCGGTCATTTATGGCGCATCATCAGGGCATGAGTTTTCTGTCAATGGCCTATGTGCTGCTGAACCGTCCGATGCAAAAACGCTTTGAGGCCGAGCCGCTGTTTAAGGCAACCATGCTGTTGCTGCAGGAACGGGTCCCAAAAACCACCGAGTTTTATTCACCGCCCGAAGAAACCACCGAGGTTCATACCGGTCCGAAGAATTCAGACCGGCCATTGCGCATTTACAAAAACCCAAATTCCAGGGTGCCCGAAGTCCAGTTGCTTTCCAATGGCCGCTATCACGTCATGCTCACCAACTCTGGAGGCGGATACAGCCGATGGAAAGACCTGTCCATTACCCGCTGGCGAGAGGACACGACCCGCGATAACTGGGGCACGTTTTGTTACCTGCGCAATGTGACCAGCGGGGAATACTGGTCCACTTCCTATCAACCAACACTCAAACAAACCGAGCACTACGAAGCAATTTTTTCAGAAGGCCGTGGCGAGTTCCGCAACCGCAACGCGGGGATTGACACCCATACCGAGGTCGCGGTTTCACCTGAAGACGATATCGAATTACGGCGCGTCCGCATTACAAATACCGGACGGACACGGGTTGTCCTCGAAATTACCAGTTTTGCCGAAGTCGTGCTGACCTCGTCCGCTGCCGATGCCCTGCATCCTGCGTTTAGCAAGTTGTTTGTTCAGACGGAGATTCTTTCCCAGCGACAGGCGATTGTCTGTGCCCGGCGACCCCGTTCCGAGCACGAATTGACGGTCTGCATGTTTCATTTGATGACCGTTCATAATGCTGAAATCAACAAAGTTTCCTATGAAACGGACCGGGCGCGCTTTATTGGTCGCGGCAATACACTGGTCAATCCCCTGGCGATGAGTGAAACCGGCCCTCTTTCGGGTAGCGAAGGCTCGGTCCTCGACCCGATTGTGGCCATCCGGTATCAAATCATCCTGGAACCAGAAACATCGGCCACGGTCAATATTGTGACGGGGATTGGCGAAACCCGCGATTTGTGCCTGGGACTGGTCGAAAAATATCAGGATTGGCGGATTGCAGGCCGGGTTTTTGACCTGGCCTGGACCCATAGCCACGTGACGTTGCGCCACCTGAATGCCACCGAAGCCGACGCTCATTTGTACTGTGATTTGGCCAGATCAATCCTCTATGCCAATGCCACGTTGCGAGCCGAAGCCAGTCTTTTGATCCAGAACCGACGTGGACAGTCCGGGCTGTGGGGATATTCGATTTCCGGCGACCTGCCGATTGTGTTGTTGAAAATCGGGGACCCGTCCAATATTGACCTGGTTCGGCGGTTGATTCAGGCTCATTCCTACTGGCGGCACAAGGGGCTGGCGGTGGATCTGGTGATTTGGAACGAAGACCGAACCGGCTATCAGCAATTGTTACACGATCAAATTATGCAGTTGATCCCGGCCACCATCGAATCAGGGTCAATGGAACGACCGGGTGGAATCTTTGTCCGGCCCATTGACCAGGTTTCAGCCGAAGACCGAATCCTGGTTCATTCGGTCGCCCGCGTGATTTTATCTGACCGACTGGGAACACTTGCGGATCAGCTCAAACTCCGGGGGCCGATTGAACCTGAGATTCCGCTTCTGATCCCGGTTCGAAACCGCCGAATCGAAATCCCGGTTGGAGGGTCACCCCGTGACGATCTGATTTTCTTCAATGGACTGGGTGGCTTTACCCGCGACGGTCGAGAATACGTCATCACCACGGCGCACGGCCAATCAACGCCGGTGCCGTGGGTCAATGTGCTGGCCAATCCAGGTTTCGGCAGTGTCATTTCTGAAAGCGGTGCCGCTTATACGTGGAGCGAAAACGCCCACGAGTACCGGCTCACCCCGTGGCACAACGACCCGGTGAGCGACTCCAGCGGCGAAGCCTTCTTCATTCGCGAAGAAGACACTGGCTATTACTGGTCGCCGACGCCGCTACCTGTTCGCGGAGGCACACCCTATGCCTGCCGTCATGGATTTGGCTACAGTGTTTTTGAGCATACCGAGCACGGCATCAGTTCCGAACTGTGGACCTATGTGGCGCTCAAGGAACCTGTCAAATTCATCGTCCTGAAACTCCGCAACGATTCTGGCCGGATGCGCCGCCTTTCGGTCACGGGGTATGTCGAGTGGGTACTGGGAGACCTGCCGCCAAAAACCGCCATGCATCTGAGCACTGAACTGGATCCGCTCAGTGGTGCCATTCTGGCGCGAAATACCTACAACACCGAGTTTCCAGGTCGAGTGGCATTTTTTGATGTGGATGACCCGACCCGGACCTTTACCGGGAGCCGGACTGAGTTCATCGGACGCAATCAGACACTCCAGAATCCAGCCGCTCTGAAGCGGTCGCGATTGTCGGGCAAACTCGGCGCTGCCCTGGACCCATGTACCGCGCTGCAGATGGCATTTGATCTGGCGGGTGGAGAGACACGCGAAATCGTGTTTCTGCTCGGGGTTGGAACCGACGCGGCTCAAGCAACCCAACTCGCCCGACAGTTCCGGGGACCGAAAGCGGCCCGCCTCGCGCTGGAACAAGTTTGGGACTACTGGAAACACACCCTGGGCGCCGTTCATGTGGAAACACCCGATCAATCACTCAATGTTTTGACCAACGGCTGGCTCCTATATCAAACCCTGGCCTGTCGGATGTGGGCTCGGAGCGGGTATTATCAATCCGGCGGGGCGTTTGGCTTCCGCGACCAGTTACAGGATGTCATGGCACTGATCCATATTGATCCGCAGGCGGTCAGAGCCCACCTGCTGGTCTGTGCCTCGCGGCAATTTCCGGAAGGCGACGTCCAGCATTGGTGGCATCCGCCAATGGGGCGCGGTGTGCGAACCAAATGTTCGGATGATTACCTCTGGCTGCCCCTGGCCACACATCGCTATGTGACCAGCACGGGAGACACCGGCGTTCTGGATGAACCGGTCGCCTTTGTCGAAGGTCGGGAATTAAATCCGGAAGAAGAGTCGTATTACAATCTCCCCAATCAGTCGGAACGCCTTGCCACGCTGTATGAACATTGCCGGCTTGCCATCGAACGAGGGCTGAAATTCGGCGACCATGGCCTGCCGTTCATTGGTTCCGGCGATTGGAATGACGGGATGAACCTCGTGGGCGAGCATGGCACCGGCGAAAGTGTCTGGCTGGGGTTTTTTCTCTATCAGGTGCTCGTCCGGTTTGCGGTGGTGGCGCGGGGCCATCAGGACATATCCTTTGCCAGTCACTGTGATCAGACAGCGGCTCGATTACGCGAAAACCTGGAACAGCACGGCTGGGATGGCGGGTGGTATCGCCGGGCTTACTTTGATGACGGCACACCGTTGGGTTCTGCCACCAATGCTGAATGTCAGATTGATTCCATTGCCCAGAGCTGGTCGGTGCTCTCGGGCGCCGGTGACAGGGCACACTCCCGTCAAGGAATGGAGGCACTGAATCAGCGGCTGGTGCGGCGGGAACAGAGGCTGATTCAATTACTTGACCCTCCATTTGACATATCTGACCTTAACCCTGGATATATTAAAGGCTATGTTCCCGGCGTCCGTGAAAACGGCGGCCAGTATACTCACGCCGCGATTTGGGCAGCGATGGCCTTTGCTGAGCTGGGTGAGGGCGAGCGAGCCTGGGAATTGTTCTCCATCATCAACCCGATCAACCACGGCAGGTCGCCTGAAGCAATGACAGTTTATAAGGTCGAGCCCTATGTCATTGCCGCCGACGTGTATGCCCGTCCGCCACACGTTGGACGCGGCGGGTGGACGTGGTACACGGGTTCAGCCGGATGGATGTACCGGCTCATTTTAGAATCACTTTTGGGTCTCAATCTGGAAGTGGATACACTCTCTCTGACCCCCTGCCTGCCGGCAAATTGGGACGGCTATACGATTCACTACCGCTTTCGGGAAACGGTTTATCACATCACCATCCGGCGAATTTCGGATCCAACCCTTGAAAAACCAGGCATGACCGTTGACGGACAGGCCCAGGAAGGCCAGGCGCTTCTTTTAATAGATGATCGGAAGGAGCACACGGTAGAAGTAACGATCTTATACCATTTAGGGCTGAGGGTATCGGGCTAA
- a CDS encoding VWA domain-containing protein: MKLIKLETLNQCLIVLFFVMFIPSFAKPKPDKPVPPTPSKLVKAPQEDPDAIEINTDLVVVHASVQNDKKAFISGLEKENFQVFEDGILQQIDTFHHEDVSVTVGLVVDNSGSMRTRRTEVIAAGLAFARSSNPRDQIFVVNFNERVSFGLPPDTPFTDNVVKLETALSKNVTNGMTALYDGLAVAFEHLKKGNREKQVLIAISDGGDNASTHTLAHILALAGKSEVIIYTISIYDESDKDRNAKVLKELARATGGEAFLAKSVKEALPICERIARDIRNQYSLTYAPTNLKYDGTYRAIQVKVNVPGNEHLSVRTRAGYSAPLKP; this comes from the coding sequence ATGAAACTAATCAAATTGGAAACCTTGAACCAGTGTCTGATCGTGCTTTTTTTCGTGATGTTTATCCCAAGCTTTGCCAAACCAAAGCCCGATAAACCGGTGCCACCCACACCATCCAAACTGGTGAAAGCACCGCAGGAGGATCCGGACGCCATCGAGATCAATACTGATCTGGTCGTTGTGCATGCGAGCGTGCAAAATGACAAAAAGGCGTTTATTTCGGGGCTTGAAAAAGAAAATTTTCAGGTATTTGAGGACGGAATCCTGCAACAAATTGATACATTTCACCATGAAGATGTTTCGGTGACCGTCGGGCTGGTGGTTGACAATAGTGGCAGTATGCGCACCCGGCGAACCGAAGTCATCGCCGCCGGCCTGGCGTTTGCCCGCTCTAGCAACCCCCGTGATCAGATTTTTGTGGTCAACTTTAACGAGCGGGTTTCATTTGGGCTTCCGCCGGACACTCCGTTCACAGACAACGTGGTCAAGTTAGAAACGGCCCTTTCCAAAAATGTAACCAACGGCATGACGGCACTCTATGACGGGCTGGCGGTTGCGTTTGAACATTTGAAGAAAGGAAATCGGGAGAAACAAGTCCTGATTGCCATCAGCGATGGCGGTGACAATGCCAGCACCCATACCCTGGCTCACATCCTGGCGCTGGCTGGAAAGTCCGAAGTGATCATTTACACCATTAGCATCTATGACGAAAGCGACAAAGATCGAAACGCGAAGGTGCTGAAAGAACTTGCCAGAGCCACAGGCGGCGAGGCATTTCTGGCCAAATCAGTCAAAGAGGCCCTCCCGATTTGTGAACGCATCGCCCGTGATATTCGCAACCAGTACAGCCTGACCTATGCCCCGACCAATTTGAAGTATGACGGGACGTACCGGGCCATTCAGGTGAAGGTCAATGTACCTGGAAACGAACATCTCTCGGTCCGAACGCGGGCCGGATACTCAGCCCCTTTAAAACCATAA
- a CDS encoding DUF3185 domain-containing protein, which yields MKSTAVLGMVLVLAGVLFLVFQGFSYTRQEKILDVGPIHATRETQKRVALSPILGGLVLVSGVFLLLFGTRQSQGEAVKQKIVK from the coding sequence ATGAAATCAACGGCTGTACTCGGAATGGTACTGGTGCTGGCGGGTGTTCTGTTCCTTGTCTTTCAAGGGTTTAGCTATACCCGTCAAGAAAAAATACTGGATGTTGGACCAATTCATGCCACTCGGGAAACCCAGAAACGGGTGGCGCTTTCACCCATACTCGGAGGACTGGTGCTGGTGAGTGGTGTTTTTTTGCTGTTGTTTGGGACCAGGCAATCCCAGGGGGAAGCAGTGAAGCAGAAAATAGTCAAATAG